A DNA window from Daucus carota subsp. sativus chromosome 3, DH1 v3.0, whole genome shotgun sequence contains the following coding sequences:
- the LOC108215469 gene encoding uncharacterized protein LOC108215469, protein MRFKLVACQWSHNVLPQSFTSQMPSSSRISSSILSSSTKIPQEFRLFRGPVTRGGTIRRSCSANLDDVSDEFSSEYIKELAQSFELSCDGVIDEENSKTNPICTLSESNFLISEHRRSEYTETGTFSRLKLDYLEPLRLGIRPSPPIWPEREEVLRASIERKVNSMEIPLSLRMIKKKQQRHGGFGDTGKLYSCSFQKAFSSMEFIIIELQSCALQIREVLCDEDLEGIIAKVQRDMHVSFLWLFQQVFSRTPDLMINVMVLLSNFGVYATAHNIGSEAPLITGPLHESTTEALSMKQHNFISIDDNRRLSRSVPSFDYPSDVPDDEISQELDSVEELKLWNSMVDEAKEMQVAGLEDIVSDHDELQWFVSPVTVEIEPDDKMDYFKTDLLYQMGLSRDPDNSLLLCNYAQFLHLVAHDYDRAEECFKRAIQVEPPDAESMSHYANFLWKVRKDLWGAEEKYIQAMAAEPDNSYHASRYANFLWNTGGEETCFPLDTSQNNSKAL, encoded by the exons ATGAGATTTAAGCTTGTGGCATGTCAATGGTCACATAATGTACTTCCTCAGTCTTTTACTTCTCAAATGCCCAGCTCAAGTAGGATAAGTTCATCAATTTTGTCTTCTAGTACTAAGATACCTCAAGAGTTTAGGTTGTTCAGGGGACCTGTTACAAGAGGTGGAACGATTAGACGTTCGTGTAGTGCCAACCTAGATGATGTATCCGATGAATTTTCTTCAGAGTATATTAAGGAGTTAGCCCAGAGTTTCGAGTTATCTTGTGATGGTGTTATTGATGAAGAAAATAGCAAGACTAATCCTATTTGTACACTCTCTGAGTCGAATTTCTTAATAAGCGAACATAGGAGGAGCGAGTATACTGAAACTGGGACCTTTTCGCGATTGAAGCTTGATTACCTAGAGCCTCTAAGGTTAGGAATAAGACCCAGCCCACCAATTTGGCCTGAGAGAGAAGAGGTTTTGCGTGCCAGCATAGAGAGAAAGGTGAACAGCATGGAGATTCCTTTGTCACTTCGGATGATTAAGAAGAAGCAGCAGAGGCACGGGGGTTTTGGGGATACAGGAAAACTTTATTCTTGTTCGTTTCAGAAGGCATTCTCTTCCATGGAATTCATCATTATTGAGCTTCAAAGCTGTGCATTACAAATACGAGAAGTGCTTTGTGATGAAGATTTAGAAGGGATTATAGCCAAGGTACAGCGCGACATGCATGTATCATTCTTGTGGTTGTTTCAGCAAGTGTTTTCAAGGACACCAGACCTGATGATTAATGTGATGGTGCTTCTTTCAAATTTCGGTGTATATGCCACTGCACATAACATTGGTAGTGAAGCGCCTCTGATCACGGGACCATTACATGAGAGCACAACGGAGGCACTGTCTATGAAACAGCacaattttattagtattgatGATAACAGACGATTGAGTAGATCAGTACCATCATTTGACTACCCAAGTGATGTTCCTGATGATGAAATTTCTCAGGAACTTGACAGTGTAGAGGAACTAAAATTGTGGAACTCTATGGTGGATGAAGCAAAAGAGATGCAAGTGGCTGGTCTGGAAGACATTGTTTCTGATCATGACGAGTTGCAATGGTTTGTATCGCCTGTAACAGTGGAGATTGAACCAGACGATAAGATGGACTATTTTAAAACTGATCTGTTATATCAGATGGGTTTATCTCGAGATCCTGACAACTCACTTCTTCTTTGCAATTATGCCCAATTTCTTCACCTGGTTGCCCATGATTATGACAG GGCTGAGGAGTGCTTCAAACGCGCAATACAAGTAGAACCACCGGATGCAGAATCCATGAGCCACTATGCCAATTTCTTGTGGAAAGTGAGAAAGGACTTGTGGGGAGCAGAAGAGAAATACATACAAGCCATGGCAGCTGAACCAGACAATTCGTATCATGCATCCAGATATGCCAATTTCTTATGGAACACCGGTGGTGAAGAAACATGTTTTCCGCTTGATACATCTCAGAATAACAGCAAGGCCTTGTAA